The Methanosphaera stadtmanae DSM 3091 genome includes a window with the following:
- a CDS encoding methanogenesis marker 9 domain-containing protein: MGWDDAPAHVCRGGDIRGLAFCCPPVKPCPVHTKLAEVGLSPQEFVNIKEEFGKKTELGKGTGTCFGSLIWCCKASKPCPLRDSVLQSIGMSHDTYMTLKKELANEIVKHSNVNEITYSDKDISTLAETFNITIDEARNALTEAGNDLKTAIKNLRLKSL, translated from the coding sequence ATGGGATGGGATGATGCACCAGCTCATGTATGTAGAGGAGGAGATATAAGAGGATTGGCATTTTGTTGTCCTCCAGTTAAACCTTGTCCTGTACATACTAAACTAGCAGAGGTAGGTTTAAGTCCTCAGGAATTTGTGAATATTAAGGAAGAATTTGGTAAAAAAACAGAGTTAGGTAAAGGTACTGGAACATGTTTTGGATCTTTAATCTGGTGTTGTAAAGCTTCAAAACCATGTCCACTAAGGGATTCTGTACTTCAATCAATAGGTATGTCACATGATACCTATATGACATTAAAAAAGGAATTGGCCAACGAGATTGTTAAACATTCAAATGTTAATGAAATAACATATTCTGATAAAGACATAAGTACTCTTGCTGAAACATTTAATATTACCATTGATGAAGCAAGAAATGCTTTAACTGAAGCTGGTAATGATTTAAAAACAGCAATTAAAAATCTTAGATTAAAAAGTTTATAA
- a CDS encoding GTP cyclohydrolase III, whose translation MIQVTLIQIDNYGPWTVTPGPRAEPDLQTLQSRLYGDLEREFGAHGAIVFFNRFDNLIAISNGMDYDDHLLIQQSIRNRYPITISMGVGTADTAYEAQKIATKMIQNGGGAQSANRCEVLNIDSLADDDNSLVQIAHIDINDITNTLTDIETAFDTSIKVYEVLLALMDELAKIGGMCFFIGGDNYMAPTNGISKDQLREALKVVDKKTGVTLKAGIGVAKQAGRAADLADIGLEDIRAELVDDSVLLFNDLDEY comes from the coding sequence ATGATACAAGTTACATTAATACAAATAGATAATTATGGGCCTTGGACAGTTACACCAGGACCAAGAGCAGAACCAGATTTACAAACATTACAATCAAGATTATATGGAGATTTAGAACGCGAATTTGGTGCACATGGAGCAATAGTATTTTTTAATAGATTTGATAATCTTATTGCAATAAGTAATGGTATGGATTATGATGATCATCTACTTATTCAACAATCTATAAGAAATAGATATCCTATCACTATAAGTATGGGGGTAGGTACAGCAGATACTGCATATGAAGCTCAAAAAATCGCTACTAAGATGATTCAAAATGGTGGTGGAGCTCAAAGTGCTAATAGATGTGAAGTTTTAAATATTGATTCATTAGCAGATGATGATAATAGTCTTGTCCAAATTGCCCATATTGATATTAATGATATAACAAATACATTAACTGATATTGAAACTGCCTTTGATACATCTATAAAGGTATATGAAGTACTTCTTGCATTGATGGATGAACTTGCAAAAATTGGAGGTATGTGTTTTTTCATAGGTGGAGATAATTATATGGCTCCTACTAATGGAATATCTAAAGATCAATTACGAGAGGCTCTAAAAGTTGTTGATAAAAAAACTGGTGTTACCTTAAAAGCAGGAATTGGTGTTGCAAAACAGGCAGGACGTGCTGCTGATTTAGCAGACATTGGATTAGAGGATATTAGAGCAGAACTTGTAGATGATTCTGTCTTGTTATTTAATGATTTAGATGAATATTAA
- a CDS encoding precorrin-2 dehydrogenase/sirohydrochlorin ferrochelatase family protein has translation MTVTSLFLDMEEKNVLIVGTGQVGIRRARRFLDAGAYVSIITHGIDYDIKEEFINKGAVFYSDNALDELIKKCDLVVVATDNMELNREISLKAHDKLVNCASDISLSNVIVPSTFNIGSVTISLYTNSKSPLMAKQLRKKIQSIITETDILFIELQEYVRYLLKKHVSSQDDRKEFMIHVNEDEIVQKLIEEGKLDEAKKYVKCLIEKIN, from the coding sequence ATGACAGTTACATCATTGTTTTTAGATATGGAAGAGAAAAATGTGTTAATTGTAGGTACTGGCCAAGTTGGTATTAGAAGAGCACGTCGATTTTTAGATGCTGGTGCTTATGTTTCTATTATAACACATGGAATTGATTATGATATAAAAGAGGAATTTATAAATAAGGGCGCTGTATTCTATAGTGATAATGCTTTAGATGAATTAATTAAAAAATGTGATTTAGTAGTTGTTGCTACTGATAATATGGAATTAAACAGGGAAATTTCTCTTAAAGCTCATGATAAATTAGTAAATTGTGCTAGTGATATTTCTTTAAGTAATGTTATTGTTCCATCAACATTTAATATTGGTTCTGTTACTATTTCATTATATACTAATTCAAAAAGTCCTCTTATGGCCAAACAGTTACGTAAAAAGATACAGAGTATTATAACTGAAACTGATATTTTATTTATAGAATTACAAGAGTATGTTAGATATCTACTAAAAAAACATGTTTCATCACAGGATGATAGAAAAGAATTTATGATACATGTTAATGAAGATGAAATTGTGCAGAAATTAATTGAAGAAGGAAAATTAGATGAGGCTAAAAAATATGTTAAATGCCTCATAGAAAAGATAAACTAA
- a CDS encoding transposase → MTFIVDATSIDVGINFMRKHYSKKYLSKMNLKWSYSSSKGHYIGYKVTIVLEKNSLTLVLILIHNEVPHNTKIYKEVLENLKQSRIIRPLEILLFDKGYFSYENYMIGIIEYRIIPLIFHVKITIKISF, encoded by the coding sequence ATAACTTTCATAGTTGATGCAACGTCAATTGATGTTGGTATTAATTTTATGAGAAAACATTATTCCAAAAAATATCTCTCAAAAATGAATCTAAAATGGTCCTATTCTTCATCTAAAGGTCATTATATTGGTTATAAAGTTACAATAGTACTTGAAAAGAATTCATTAACACTCGTTCTTATTTTAATTCATAACGAAGTACCACATAACACAAAAATATACAAAGAAGTACTGGAAAATCTAAAACAATCTAGAATAATACGTCCATTAGAGATATTACTCTTTGATAAAGGATATTTTAGTTATGAAAACTACATGATAGGTATAATTGAATATAGAATCATTCCTTTAATATTTCACGTGAAAATTACAATAAAAATAAGCTTTTAA
- the hemA gene encoding glutamyl-tRNA reductase produces MLVNIRIDFKIADIETMEKSYAKLDMINAELHEKLDILEEVTLKTCNRYEIYLLIDEEVNIPTTTFIVEKNDMAINHLLRLASGLESMIMGEDQILGQIKTARKNAIKNKTIGPKLEKVFTKAIHVGQTIRKNTHINEGGVSVGSGAVELIEEKYGSLKGKNVLIIGAGEMGTVVSKALLEKETNTIVVANRTYDKARQLAQELDGEAIKFDEMNNELVNIDIVISSTGAPHSIISKERIAFLPEEHLHDMIMLDLANPHDIENDVQELGVKLYNLDDLRYVTDKNKERRNKEAIKAEAIIEDETLLLKESLKQMEITPILSSLNIEAEKIRKQELDKTLHMLDLDKKSSKKVDYLTRSITDKLLYNIINNLKEAAANNDKDTIRNAKKILLEYN; encoded by the coding sequence ATGTTAGTTAATATTCGTATAGATTTTAAAATAGCAGATATAGAAACAATGGAAAAATCATATGCTAAACTAGATATGATAAACGCTGAATTACATGAGAAATTAGATATTTTAGAAGAAGTTACACTAAAAACATGTAATAGATATGAAATTTATCTTCTAATTGATGAAGAAGTTAATATTCCCACAACTACTTTTATTGTTGAAAAGAATGATATGGCTATAAATCATTTGTTAAGATTAGCCTCTGGACTTGAATCAATGATTATGGGTGAAGATCAAATATTAGGACAAATAAAAACTGCCCGTAAAAATGCCATAAAAAATAAGACTATTGGCCCAAAGCTTGAGAAGGTTTTTACAAAGGCTATACATGTTGGTCAGACCATACGTAAAAATACCCATATAAATGAAGGTGGTGTATCTGTAGGTAGTGGTGCTGTAGAACTTATTGAAGAAAAGTATGGTTCATTGAAAGGAAAAAATGTTCTTATAATTGGTGCTGGAGAAATGGGTACTGTTGTTTCTAAGGCTTTGCTTGAAAAAGAAACAAATACAATAGTTGTTGCTAATAGAACATATGATAAGGCAAGACAGTTAGCTCAAGAATTAGATGGTGAAGCTATAAAATTTGATGAAATGAATAATGAACTTGTAAATATTGATATTGTAATTAGTTCTACTGGTGCTCCTCATAGTATAATAAGTAAAGAACGTATAGCATTTTTACCTGAAGAACATTTACATGACATGATTATGTTAGATTTAGCTAACCCTCATGATATTGAAAATGATGTTCAGGAATTAGGTGTTAAATTATATAACCTTGATGATTTAAGATATGTTACTGATAAAAATAAGGAACGTCGTAACAAGGAAGCTATTAAGGCTGAGGCTATTATTGAAGATGAAACCCTTCTTCTTAAAGAATCTTTAAAACAAATGGAAATAACTCCGATTTTATCTTCATTAAATATTGAAGCTGAAAAAATTAGAAAACAAGAACTTGATAAAACATTACACATGCTTGATTTAGATAAAAAATCATCTAAAAAGGTAGATTATTTAACAAGAAGTATTACTGATAAACTATTATATAATATAATTAACAATTTAAAAGAAGCAGCTGCTAATAATGATAAAGACACTATTAGAAATGCTAAAAAAATACTCCTTGAATATAACTAA
- the cofD gene encoding 2-phospho-L-lactate transferase yields the protein MITVLSGGTGTPKLLQGIKEIIKAKDLTVIVNTLENNYFSGVYVSADVDTVMYTLCDLINDKTWYGRVDDTFYTHEVLEELGFHETLRIGDKDRALKIQKTELLKEYSLQDVVKIQKNALGIESTILPMSNTQPHVTIDTDEGMLSFHDFLITRQSKPHVNDVIYSPVEAADGVIESIENSDTVIIGPSNPITSINPIINMPGVKKALKNVYVTSVSPFISNNAISGPASKFMMAKGYSNDCVGVASIYKDFLNHYIINNTDDKYKHIIENEIPKVSLENIILKTMEDKIKLAKMILE from the coding sequence ATGATTACTGTTTTATCTGGCGGAACTGGTACTCCTAAATTATTACAAGGTATTAAAGAAATTATTAAAGCCAAAGACTTAACTGTTATTGTAAATACTTTGGAAAATAATTATTTTTCTGGAGTTTATGTTAGTGCTGATGTTGATACTGTTATGTACACATTGTGTGATTTAATTAATGACAAAACATGGTATGGACGTGTTGATGATACATTTTATACACATGAAGTATTAGAAGAATTAGGTTTTCATGAAACACTTCGTATTGGTGATAAAGACAGGGCATTAAAAATACAGAAGACTGAATTACTCAAAGAATATTCATTACAAGATGTTGTTAAAATACAGAAGAATGCTCTTGGTATTGAATCTACCATTTTACCAATGAGCAATACACAACCCCATGTTACTATTGACACTGATGAGGGTATGCTGTCATTTCATGACTTTCTAATTACACGCCAATCAAAACCTCATGTAAATGATGTTATATATTCTCCTGTTGAAGCTGCTGATGGTGTTATTGAATCTATTGAAAATAGTGATACTGTAATAATTGGACCTTCAAATCCTATAACATCCATTAATCCAATAATCAATATGCCTGGTGTGAAAAAAGCTTTGAAAAATGTTTATGTTACAAGTGTATCTCCATTTATAAGTAATAATGCTATTAGTGGTCCTGCTAGTAAATTTATGATGGCAAAAGGATACAGTAATGATTGTGTTGGAGTAGCTTCAATTTATAAAGATTTTCTTAATCATTATATAATAAATAATACAGATGACAAATATAAACATATTATAGAAAATGAAATACCTAAAGTATCATTAGAGAATATAATTTTAAAAACAATGGAAGATAAAATCAAACTAGCAAAAATGATACTTGAATAA
- a CDS encoding coenzyme F420-0:L-glutamate ligase → MSLEIIGVENFPIIEENDDLARIICDTLNYNNIKLEDDDVLVLAETVVSKAEGNYVKIEDVVVSDKAKDISLKSGKDAKQCQIILDNTKKIIRCQTGLIITETPHGFICANSGIDNSNCREGYVTPLPVDADRSARCIKKYLDEVFDVDVSVIISDTQGRPWRVGAVGVAIGISGIHPCTDFRGSSDLYGQELMSTIEGTADELASAASLVMGQSDNGICLVLIRGYDNSLVKCAIDEASIIESIRDEETDVFR, encoded by the coding sequence ATGAGTTTAGAAATTATAGGTGTGGAGAATTTTCCAATTATTGAAGAAAATGATGATTTAGCTAGAATAATATGTGATACACTTAATTATAATAATATTAAGTTAGAAGATGATGATGTTTTAGTTCTTGCAGAGACTGTTGTATCTAAAGCTGAAGGAAATTATGTTAAGATTGAGGATGTTGTTGTTTCAGATAAAGCAAAAGACATTTCTTTAAAATCAGGAAAAGATGCTAAACAATGTCAAATTATTCTTGATAATACTAAAAAAATTATTAGATGTCAAACTGGACTTATTATAACAGAAACCCCTCATGGTTTTATCTGTGCTAATTCTGGAATTGATAATAGTAACTGTAGAGAAGGTTATGTTACACCCCTTCCAGTGGATGCTGATAGAAGTGCAAGATGTATAAAAAAATATCTTGATGAAGTCTTTGATGTGGATGTTAGTGTTATTATCTCTGATACACAGGGCAGACCATGGCGTGTTGGTGCTGTTGGTGTTGCTATTGGTATCAGTGGTATTCATCCTTGTACTGATTTTAGAGGAAGTAGCGATTTGTATGGTCAAGAATTGATGAGTACAATTGAAGGTACTGCTGATGAACTTGCTAGTGCTGCATCCTTAGTTATGGGTCAATCTGATAATGGTATTTGTCTTGTTTTAATTAGAGGTTATGATAATTCCTTAGTAAAATGCGCTATTGATGAGGCAAGTATTATTGAATCTATTCGCGATGAAGAAACTGATGTGTTTAGGTAG
- a CDS encoding tRNA-dihydrouridine synthase translates to MNVLSAMAGICDGEFCKKFTKENIDIITLGGYNSDLETDTAGIENTKNNRQEFIIKPTELSSHISKQVEIIRNYNPSWQGLISVNLRGIKPESFRVVKNNKNIDILEINAHCRQEAVVKAGAGEGLLKDKKRLSQVLDEVSSYDMDVSVKIRANVCGVDTLEITKLIESYNIDYIHLDATNPGIMEADYEIIEEVSNNTEIHLIGNNSVTTHDDYMKMINSGADSVSVARAALNGNIQDIFY, encoded by the coding sequence ATGAATGTATTATCTGCTATGGCTGGAATCTGTGATGGTGAGTTTTGTAAGAAATTTACTAAAGAAAATATTGATATTATAACTTTAGGTGGATATAATTCAGATTTAGAAACAGATACTGCAGGTATTGAAAACACAAAAAATAATAGGCAAGAATTTATAATTAAACCCACTGAATTATCTTCCCACATATCAAAACAAGTAGAAATAATCAGAAACTACAATCCATCATGGCAAGGTTTAATTAGTGTTAATTTAAGAGGTATAAAACCAGAATCATTTAGAGTAGTTAAGAACAACAAAAATATTGATATTTTAGAAATAAATGCTCATTGTAGACAAGAGGCTGTTGTAAAAGCAGGTGCTGGAGAAGGTCTTCTTAAGGATAAGAAGAGACTAAGTCAAGTATTAGATGAGGTTTCATCGTATGATATGGATGTTAGTGTGAAGATACGTGCAAATGTATGTGGTGTTGATACTTTAGAAATCACTAAATTAATAGAATCATATAATATAGACTATATTCACTTAGATGCTACAAATCCTGGAATTATGGAAGCTGATTATGAAATTATAGAAGAAGTTAGTAACAACACAGAGATACATTTAATTGGAAATAATAGTGTTACAACACATGATGATTATATGAAAATGATAAATAGTGGAGCTGATAGTGTTTCTGTTGCAAGAGCTGCACTTAATGGAAATATCCAAGATATTTTTTATTAA
- a CDS encoding universal stress protein: MYKKILLPTDGSKNSEKAIEHALRIAELEDSEIIILNVVDSVYLTGLPEEDLITKSELILEEESQKIINHVKSIIENMEEEKGFKIDHVKLTPRTEEGNAADVILKLSEKEDVDLIVIASSGKHMLDRFLLGSVTEKTVRHSTVPILVIPNK, encoded by the coding sequence ATGTACAAAAAAATATTATTACCTACAGATGGTTCAAAAAATTCAGAAAAAGCTATTGAACATGCATTACGTATAGCTGAACTTGAAGATTCAGAAATTATTATACTCAATGTAGTTGATAGTGTTTATTTAACAGGACTTCCAGAGGAAGATTTAATTACTAAATCTGAACTTATCTTAGAAGAGGAAAGTCAAAAAATAATCAACCATGTGAAATCCATTATTGAAAATATGGAAGAAGAAAAAGGATTTAAAATAGATCATGTTAAATTAACACCTAGAACAGAAGAAGGTAATGCAGCAGATGTTATCTTAAAATTATCTGAAAAAGAAGATGTTGATTTAATTGTTATAGCAAGTAGTGGTAAACACATGCTTGACAGATTTTTATTAGGTAGTGTGACTGAGAAAACTGTAAGACATTCAACAGTCCCTATTCTTGTCATTCCAAATAAATAA
- a CDS encoding beta strand repeat-containing protein — MRNQKSFIFVMTLMVLLIGLTAISAADTSNTTITSDVATPTVNTHTSDLNKIASDNSDVKSLKTETKIVKKIDNTKIINEKSKETKTIKTTSTNTQVNINNTNFDDYFSNEGFIGGIDNGYTLNFITDVSRNNKTYVLDKQVTINGAAHTLTLNTTSGSYYGNETGGAFIIDHGASGTQLSNLNFYNTQVFVRNTTNVTVSNVNVTVENQRIGQGVGVFSIRDNASYVTVENSNFKTTNNNGSSTLVLAWANNCTLINNTITGTGNVGNLIYLTTYNVQGQSYTDITLNRGNRIINNTVRGPVNSGLCYGITLSGGDNFVENNTIYHQGQGITTQWMSTSSIDWTIGDNYDRYTGNTYKNNKLYNGSSFTASLNSTIENNTCSGTVISGVNSTLKNNAFTGVVSLQSGSNATENTITTLKALGNNTIIGNNITLLNITGSNVAMINNTGDSLYVKSGLTNITSCNDDFIFVENNPSITPCNHTHDTNIRKSKSLKRDDIEWFEVTITKDNYLDYIQYETALKISIFLKHPYSRIYIESLPTPGLYLGMASKRMAGYVYEIIGINNCTLNNFQINIANSINSNITIANMTLTYNTMFDDASKMLAISSRKNSNVLLENITIKAEYEDSVDSDICPINRICDDETKVTINNCNITLNVNEFNNPAEYTISAINLQNSNNIISNCNINASVPSNQINWDKTNHPASMVIYGRGSNTTLKNNNITITESQALDDRFNTLYGILLSSNNTVVNNTINITGTEYLYSIQVRGSNNNISNNNINLTSRNYLSGIMIEGVGMSNNTIANNNIIFNGGNRSGDPSTHAEDSVYGISIQNFGYGGSDYIPGSGNVTNNKVINNTITGTGYNVYAFEQFGGDNTTVVNNTINLTAHTPMAIGIIGAYSNVTGNNIIVDGADNATYSSADYLKPRTTGIYFAYGQENNAINNTINSQNNAGIIIDRETSDIIRYNTVKSLNNTYAVTVTGNNHQVTDNSLVAKELSGDNSVLATGENNTIKDNTGKNIEYVNINVDSAIIGTVNTPIAVVVNVTTTDGSKVGEGFVRLTDNKGNIIAGATVVDGSATIYTTFTTARARNIQVDYVGTDTYAPQTATTMIIVNKASGKDMLFTLNPVTAKINDTISISATLTNINGTAINGGVVIFKVNGRTLRDNDGNIIYAKVVDGVAMIDNFIVPKGWAKSSITFTAKYGGNNEYSSIMTNATMNITKSVAKVEITSNTNVVAGKPATFSVKVTSDDKPVNGGTVIFKINGKTLRDTDGNIIQANVVDGVATINYTIPQNMAAKEYNFTCVFGNSLYERSDVNSTLTVVEENFI; from the coding sequence ATGAGAAATCAGAAATCATTTATTTTTGTTATGACTCTCATGGTTTTACTTATTGGATTAACTGCAATTAGTGCAGCAGATACAAGTAACACTACAATTACTAGTGATGTTGCTACTCCTACAGTTAATACACATACTAGTGATTTAAATAAGATTGCTAGTGATAATAGCGATGTAAAATCTTTGAAAACAGAAACAAAAATAGTAAAAAAAATAGATAATACAAAAATTATTAATGAAAAATCAAAAGAAACAAAAACCATAAAAACAACATCCACCAACACTCAAGTTAATATAAACAATACTAACTTCGATGATTACTTCTCAAATGAAGGATTTATAGGTGGAATAGACAATGGTTATACTCTTAACTTCATAACAGATGTTTCACGTAATAATAAAACATATGTACTTGATAAACAAGTAACAATCAATGGTGCAGCCCACACATTAACATTAAATACAACCTCTGGTAGTTACTATGGTAATGAAACTGGTGGTGCTTTCATAATAGATCATGGAGCTAGTGGAACACAATTATCCAATCTTAACTTCTACAACACACAAGTATTTGTTAGAAATACAACTAATGTTACAGTAAGTAACGTGAATGTAACAGTAGAAAACCAGAGAATTGGACAAGGAGTAGGAGTATTCTCAATAAGAGATAATGCAAGTTATGTAACAGTAGAAAACTCAAACTTCAAAACAACAAATAACAATGGAAGTAGTACATTAGTACTTGCATGGGCAAACAACTGTACACTTATAAATAACACAATAACAGGTACAGGTAATGTGGGAAATCTCATATATCTTACAACATACAATGTACAAGGACAATCATATACTGATATTACATTAAATAGAGGAAACAGAATTATAAACAACACTGTAAGAGGACCTGTTAACTCTGGTTTATGTTATGGTATTACCTTAAGTGGTGGAGATAACTTTGTAGAAAATAATACAATATATCATCAAGGACAAGGTATCACAACACAATGGATGAGTACAAGCAGTATAGACTGGACTATTGGAGATAACTATGATAGATACACAGGAAACACATATAAAAACAACAAATTATACAATGGATCAAGTTTCACAGCATCATTAAACAGTACAATAGAAAACAATACTTGTAGTGGAACTGTAATCTCTGGAGTAAACAGTACATTAAAAAACAATGCCTTTACAGGAGTTGTGAGTTTACAATCTGGTTCAAATGCAACTGAAAATACTATAACAACCCTAAAAGCATTAGGTAATAATACAATCATTGGAAACAATATTACATTACTTAATATTACAGGTTCAAACGTAGCAATGATAAACAACACGGGAGATAGTTTATATGTAAAAAGTGGATTAACAAATATAACCTCATGTAATGATGATTTTATATTTGTAGAAAATAACCCAAGCATTACTCCATGTAATCACACACATGATACTAATATCAGAAAAAGTAAATCTTTAAAACGTGACGATATTGAATGGTTTGAGGTAACAATTACTAAAGATAATTATTTAGACTATATTCAGTATGAAACAGCGCTTAAAATTTCAATTTTCCTAAAACATCCATATAGTAGAATTTATATAGAAAGTTTACCTACACCTGGATTATATTTGGGAATGGCTAGTAAAAGAATGGCAGGTTATGTGTATGAAATTATTGGAATAAATAATTGTACTTTGAATAATTTCCAAATAAATATAGCTAATAGTATTAACAGTAATATTACTATAGCTAATATGACATTGACTTATAATACTATGTTTGATGATGCATCAAAAATGCTTGCAATAAGTTCTAGAAAAAATTCTAATGTTCTTTTAGAAAATATAACTATTAAAGCAGAATATGAAGATAGTGTTGATAGTGATATTTGTCCAATAAATAGAATATGTGATGATGAAACTAAGGTTACAATAAATAATTGTAATATTACACTAAATGTTAATGAATTTAATAATCCTGCTGAATATACTATATCAGCCATCAACTTGCAAAACAGTAATAATATAATAAGTAACTGTAATATTAATGCAAGTGTACCATCAAATCAAATTAACTGGGATAAGACCAATCATCCTGCAAGTATGGTTATATACGGCCGAGGTTCAAATACAACTTTAAAAAATAATAACATTACAATAACAGAATCACAAGCTCTAGATGACCGCTTTAATACATTATATGGAATTCTTTTATCAAGTAACAATACAGTTGTTAATAATACAATTAATATAACTGGAACAGAATATCTTTATTCAATTCAAGTAAGAGGATCTAATAACAATATTTCAAATAACAACATTAATTTAACTTCACGTAATTACCTCTCTGGTATTATGATAGAAGGTGTTGGTATGAGTAATAACACCATAGCAAATAATAACATCATATTCAATGGTGGTAACAGATCAGGTGATCCTAGTACACATGCTGAAGATTCAGTATATGGTATAAGTATACAGAACTTTGGATATGGAGGTTCTGATTATATACCAGGTTCAGGTAATGTAACAAATAATAAAGTTATTAACAATACAATTACAGGTACTGGATATAATGTATATGCATTTGAACAGTTTGGTGGAGATAACACAACAGTAGTAAATAACACAATCAATTTAACAGCCCATACACCAATGGCTATTGGTATTATTGGAGCATACTCAAATGTAACAGGAAACAACATCATAGTAGATGGTGCAGATAATGCTACATACTCCTCAGCAGACTATCTTAAACCAAGAACAACAGGTATATACTTTGCATATGGACAAGAAAACAATGCAATTAACAATACAATAAACAGCCAAAACAATGCAGGAATAATCATAGACCGTGAAACAAGCGATATAATAAGATATAACACAGTAAAATCATTAAACAACACATATGCAGTAACAGTAACTGGAAATAATCATCAAGTAACAGATAATAGTTTAGTTGCTAAAGAATTATCTGGTGATAATTCAGTACTAGCTACTGGTGAAAATAACACAATTAAAGATAATACTGGAAAAAATATTGAATATGTAAATATCAATGTAGATTCAGCTATTATTGGTACAGTTAACACTCCTATTGCCGTAGTTGTTAATGTTACAACAACTGACGGTTCTAAAGTAGGGGAAGGATTTGTTAGATTAACTGATAATAAAGGTAATATTATTGCTGGAGCAACAGTAGTTGATGGTAGTGCTACAATATACACCACATTTACAACAGCTCGTGCAAGAAACATACAAGTAGATTATGTTGGAACAGATACTTATGCTCCACAAACAGCTACTACCATGATTATTGTTAACAAAGCAAGTGGTAAAGATATGCTTTTCACATTAAATCCAGTAACTGCTAAAATTAATGATACAATATCAATATCTGCTACATTAACAAATATAAATGGTACTGCTATTAATGGTGGAGTTGTAATCTTCAAAGTAAATGGTAGAACATTAAGAGATAATGATGGTAACATAATTTATGCTAAAGTAGTAGATGGTGTAGCTATGATAGATAATTTCATAGTACCAAAAGGATGGGCAAAATCAAGTATTACATTCACTGCTAAATATGGTGGAAATAATGAATATAGCTCTATTATGACAAATGCTACTATGAATATTACAAAATCTGTTGCTAAAGTAGAAATTACATCTAATACAAATGTAGTAGCAGGAAAACCAGCAACATTCTCAGTAAAAGTTACAAGTGATGATAAACCAGTAAATGGTGGAACTGTAATATTTAAAATTAATGGTAAAACATTAAGAGATACTGATGGTAATATTATACAAGCTAATGTTGTAGATGGAGTTGCAACAATCAACTACACAATACCACAAAACATGGCTGCAAAAGAATATAACTTCACATGTGTATTTGGAAACTCATTATATGAACGTAGTGATGTTAACAGTACACTTACTGTTGTTGAAGAAAATTTTATTTAA
- the dmpI gene encoding 4-oxalocrotonate tautomerase DmpI produces the protein MPIITIEGPKASKEQKKELIEKITKVASECYNLPEQAITISIYENPMDNVGVGGKQLSDMH, from the coding sequence ATGCCAATAATAACAATAGAAGGACCTAAAGCAAGTAAAGAACAAAAAAAGGAATTAATTGAAAAAATAACAAAAGTAGCATCAGAATGTTATAACTTGCCAGAACAAGCAATAACCATATCTATATATGAAAATCCAATGGATAATGTTGGAGTGGGTGGAAAACAACTATCAGACATGCATTAA